The Nymphaea colorata isolate Beijing-Zhang1983 chromosome 11, ASM883128v2, whole genome shotgun sequence genome includes the window GGTATGTACCCTAATCGAGGATCGGACCACTTTCTCTTGCAAGCTCGACCAACTGCGGGCACATCAAACACCCGTGACCAGCAAAACTTGATCAAGAGTCTTTACCTTAACGCCCTATGACATCGCCCTCTGGCCATGCAGGCCACCTTATAATAATATTGAGCTACGCAggttaaggggccgtttgacaATAACGATACATTGTTATTGTTTCTGAAAAAATGGAATATAGTCATACAATGCTTAGTTTTATGTATCATGAAACAGTACCAAAGTGTTAGAGACAACAGTTTTATGTATCATGAAACAGTACCAAAGTGTTAAGAGACAACAGAAAGGGGAAGATATGAAAACCTAAACTTTTTTAGGGGTTTAcctaaataatttaaaatgccAAGTTCATTAACAATGTCCAACCTGGAAGCGGACTGTTCAGGGTTTGCTGGATTTTCTTAGCTAAACACACACTAAATGAATTTAGTGACAACTAGTAGAGCTTAATAAGTCAAAACAATTAAACTGTTGATTCTCATTCCAGAAGCTACAAACTCAAGCCTGGGGATTTTAATCGCAGCTCATTTATAAGGCGGCCCAAAGAGGCGCAGGCAAACCAAACCGAGCAGAGTCGAACCCAGATCAAGCTAAGAGGAAGCCCGGTTCATCATTCCGGACCGCCCCACGCGGAGGCCCAAGCCCACCCAAAGGAAGCGTCCCACCACGCCTCCTCTGGCTAAAAATTCTTGCAAACACCCGAAGAGGGAAGAAAACCTAACTCCTCTCTTCTACTGGCTGCCTCGGCCTCTTCTTATTCGAGTCTTCAAAAGTAAACAGGGCGAGGGCAAAGCCAGAAGATCAACACATACATAATCTCTCTTGTTTTTGGTTTGGGGGTGTGCCCTTGAGATAGCGATTGTGCCCTTCCTTTTAAGCTCCTCTGAGGAGATTTGGTTTGGTTTTGCTTTTGCCCCTCTTCCTTACAGTTGCCCACATAGCAAacccttcctcctctctccAATCTTCTTTAAAAGACTCGGAGAACAGAGAGCGGCGTTGGCCAGGAAAGGTGGGATGAGGAAGACGACCCAATAGATGAGAAGAGGATATCTCTCGTGGGCAATATTGTGGTCGTGGTTATTTGCGGTGTTGGTCTTGGTGGGGAGGTCGGCTTATTGAGAGGGGGTTGAGGGAGGAACAGAAGGGAGAGTGCCACTGTTGCCTTttagggaggaggaggaggaggagatgggcagcagcagcaacaacggCAGCAGTAATGGCAGAGGCAGTGGCGGCGGGACCACTGTCGTGGCCATCCCAGCGACGTCGAGGAAGATCGTGCAGAGTTTGAAGGAGATTGTGAACTGCCCCGAGCACGAGATCTATGCCATGCTGAAGGAGTGCAATATGGACCCCAACGACGCCGTCCACCGGCTTCTCTCGCAAGGTATCGCCGGCCGTCTGGGAAAAACCTTGTCTTTCTTCTGCCACTACTTTTGGTTCGACAGTATAGCTTGGTTATCCTTTTCTGGGTAGTCCTTATTATTGTTTCTTCTGGGTATTATTTTGTGGCATTCTAAGTGCTTAGGCTTTTGGTACCTTTGCTGTGAGGGTGCGTTTGTTCTTGGGACTCTTGCTTGACTCAATAAAGCGCAATCATCGAGTTCGTGGTTTGATCATCCGACCATTCTGTTGTTTGTAGTTATCGTGGAGGGAGATGTTATTTTCTACTTCACTCGTACTCTGCTCTGATAGGGTTGCTCGGTCTATTGCTACCTCAATTTGTAATATTGATATGCTGACAGTGGTGTTCCAGTCAGATGGCAGGAGGACATGTCTTTAGGTTTTTGTTTAACTGATTTTTCCTGATTACAGCCTAGCTATTCCCATTGACGATTTCACTACCTATAAGTGCTGGTTATCAGACTTGAGCTTCCCTTGGCTGGATCCTTTGAAGCTTACGTCATAAACTAATGGATATGAAGAATGTGAAGGAtcgttttttgcttttctaggATTGGCATGGCATGTTCGTACCTCTGTAACCATGAGACATTGGTGTCTCGAGCCATTTTGTTTGAGCCTACAGCAACCGTGGTATGGTGGCATTTATACTTGTCATTACAAAGAGCAACCAAATGGTTCATGTCACAAAACTAAATGATGAAGCATCTAGAGATTTTTGCACCAACGTTTAAAATTTCATGGTAGTTATCTGGTTGTGATTGATTATATTATCATTTATTGCTGTTTTAAGTGTCTTTATTCTTTAATATGTTGATACTCGTTTTAACTGTTGAGATTTTTTAGGTTATCCTGTCAAATCAGTTCCATCTTTGTCTTGCAATCCTAATATTATACAAGTGGAAAATTTTGGAAGCAACAATCTGCCATACCCTTCAAATTGCTTCTAATATGTTTTGCACTCTCCAATGTTTGGAATATTCTAAATTTGGTTGTGAAATATCTTGTAACTTGTTGATTGTTCTTCTAGATCCTTTTCATGAGGTGAAGAGCAgacgagaaaagaaaaaagaggtcAGTGAAAAATATAGTATTTATTTTAAAGTAATTTTACTACCATAAATGTGTTAAAAAATTTAGTTCCTGTTCTAGTTCATTGTAAATTTCTCTTGTTCAAGAAGTGCTGCTGAATCTCCTCAGCAACAGGACTAATGTACCTCTGGGGTGTATCTGAGACTTCTGTTTTTACATAATCTAAATTTGAATAGAAATTTCTTTAAGATTGATAGCGTGTTTTCCCAGTCAAATCAAATGAGCCATCCGAGGTAGTGTCTCTAACTTTTCTCCTTCTGCATTTTAGGTAAAAGAGTCTTCAGACTCCAAGCCTCGTGGAATCTCGGGCCGTGCAGGTAGGATTGGAGTTGACCGTACTGCTTCCCGTACTGGGACCACACAATATGGATCAACTGGTATGCTAGTTTGATCTTGACATTTTTGATGATTACATGATAGGAGCTGTTTTGGTTTGGACATGCTGTGCTTACATTTttcctctctttgttttttaaattgttttgctAGACTCTGGGGAGCCCGTGGTAAAGTTgcacagaagaaagaaaatggtaCAAATGTAGTTCCCAGTTCTTTGGCATCTTTACCCGGTATGGCAGGAAGCAACAATAACAGGAGACTGAATTCTGCAAGGTGCTTTTTTTCATTGCTACAGTGgtgtataaactataaaatgCTATAATCAGATCTTTGTGTTTGGCTTCTTTCCTTTATATCATTAATTGTTCTGGGGAAACCTAATGTAATTAATCTTATTTCCTTCAACATGCTTGTGTTTGATGTTTTGGAGTGGGTTAGCtcctctttcatttttactATGTTTGGATCAATAACCAAATCTTGTTTTGTGTCATCTTATTCTATGAATACATAACTTGTAATTCTGATTCATACCATTTCTATGTGGTAATTTTACTTGAGCTTCATTGTTTTAAGTTCTTAGTTTTGAGCGATAACCATGTGGGTTTGTATGATTCATAACCATTCTCATCCATAACTCGACATCTTACTGCAGTTCATGTTATCCATAACTCAACATCTTACTGCAGTTCATGTTATCATCCAGTCCATCACTTGATCTTTACTTATGCGATGGGTTTAAGGTAGTGCATGCAATTTATGTTAAAATTGGTCTTCTGCATATTTTCTATTGGTTTGTTCCTAAATTTGTTTTGAAGCATGTTTCTTTATCCACCTCCTGACTGAGGAAGTTATATTAGTAAGAGACAGGGTATTTTACAGTATGTAGAGTATAAATAAATGTCATTGTCTCTACTGGTTGCTTGCAGGGAAGTGGAGGGAAAGGTTGGCCCTCTTATCACTGCATTTAGTTTTTAACTGGAGGGTTGTTGTATGATGCCATGCCCGAGTACACATTCCTTGCCTTTGATCCCTAGAAGCAGCCATGACCGTGGTCCGAACATGGCTTTGGTGCTCTTCCAGTGGACATTGGTGAAGCTAGCTTCTAGCTTGGTCCAAAATGATTTAGGCTTGACCTGGTCTGTCAATAGGTGGACCTGTCTAAATTTGGCCTGGCTGGTTAGTTGGCCTGTTGACCTGCATTATCCATATGATTACATCGATTAGCCCCTGATTGACCATAAGGAAGAGCATCTTCAGTTTTTTTGGTGCAACTGGTATAAACTTGGGGATAAGTGGGTGGATTGTGTTCAATGACCCTTCTacagaaataaaattaatttgaCCTATACTTATAGGCATCTTTCTGTTCTGTGCAGACCATCCATAACATAGCCACAATTATAGTGATAATTTCGAAAATAtcataataagaaaaaaatgttaaaaatgaggAAAACCCAGGTAAACGCATGCACATTTTCCCcgcctttttcccttttttttcttttttctcttttaaaggTTAATGACATGACATCATGGATTTGCCTTTAAACTTACATGAAATTGTTCATTATCATTCTTATCATCATTAAGACattatttttgtgattttgtcTAGTTTTCTAATGTcttcttattaatttttcatttattttatttttacctaattttttacatttttctttttttcaaaaaaattgatgagattttcctgaaattttcccGAGGAAAAAAACTTTGCTGTCGAAAACTCGAAAACAATATTTATGGCTATGATCCATATAACTCTTCAAGAGTCGTCTTGTAACTTTCATTTAGTTTTtgtctttcaagtttcaagaatGATCCcagaatttattttttttccctcttaggTTTTAGCGACCTTGTTCTGTTAACTGGATGCATTTAATGAACTTAATGCAAGTGGGGGTTTGTTTTTTGTGTAATATAGTCCCAGAAATTGCTTGGATGAATTTTCAGGTACTCTCACATAATTGAAAAAGGATCCAGTTACAATCATGGCTTCTGAAATCATGACTAAATAGTGAAGTTATTctgcaaatatatttttcataaaaacaactatATGAATGTGATACCTTTAGTGAAAGTCCTAGGATTAGCTCTCAATCTGGTATTTCACCAATTTCTTTTCCTACTGTTTCAGGAAATGAATTGTATATAAATCATGTGTCTTTACAAGAATACATGAGGAAACGTGGGTGTTTCTTGGAGTTTAGGAATTACCTGCACATGTTGAGTAGTCAAGTGCGCTGAATGGtgatgattttcaattttttgaatggTTCACATCTGACATTCTGAAGTTTTTGTAGAACAGCCCGTCTATATGAAGGATGTAGACATCATAAAGAATCTTTTACGACAAATTCTTgcaatttaaattatttttttacaatatttatcctttttcattgattttcatacaataataaatatcataaaaaaacatatgagCCTACTTACTATTTTTTGCATAAACTGCTCTTATAGTCTCCCATTAAAGTGCAAAACTACTCAAGAATTTAAAACTTGTGatatgttgttcttttttatcaatataGAAAATACAATGATCTACAAGAATTTGTATTAACTCATGTAAGGTGTGCATCTAATACATATCgaccaacaaaagaaatatattgttGGACTTGGATGGTTTTAGGTGATATCTTGTTTTACATGATCTTTTTATCCTTTTAGATTTCAGCAGGCTGATCATCTAATTTTCTTCTGTTGATGTTTATGTGTTATGCCTTCCACCTGCTTAATTATCTAATTTTCATTCATGCAGTGACTTTGTGCCTGTTGAGGGCACCAGGCATACAGGTGACTCAGATGTTGACACCTTGTTGTCTTCGCAACCTACATCAGGATATCAGTCTCCATGGATTGGAATCCCTGGTCAGCCTTCCATGGCAGACATTGTGAGGTCTGGAAGGCCACAAAATAAACCACCTAGCTTGCCAGTTTCAACCATTTCAGCTTCTCAGGCACTGCAAAGTACAAATCCAACACAGTTGTCCCACCATGGTGTCAAACAATCCCCCATGAGTGCACCAGTTCCATCTGTTCCCCAACATGAATTATCATCTCCACAAGACCATACAACTGAGAGTCGAAGTGCATTGAACCATGAATCAAATGTAGCTATAACTCAGCATATCAATGATGATGGCTGGCCAGTGGTAGAGCATTCCTCCACAAATACACCTTCTTCCATATTAGATCCACCAGGTGCTTCGGCTGTTTACTCTAACCGGAATGCGATATCAAATCTTCAAACAGAGAAGGTTGACATGAATTCCAGCTCTCAGCAAGATGAACTGTCCATTTCAGATCAAAGTGTTGGTATTCAGCCTTTACCTGATGACACAAGTGGAACTGCACCAGCAGCAGATATGCATATAGTCATGGAGAATTCTGGAGTCCCACATGAGTCCAGTCGTTTCAAAGATGCTCACTACAGTGCCCATGTTGCGTACCAATCTCAAGGAGTGACCTTTGAAAACTCTGGAGGTAACCTGGAAATAATTAATGAAAATTCATGCTAATAAGATATTGGTTTATGTGTTTTCTGTTAGAAACATAACACAGTGTGCATTAGGGCAAGTCCAGGGATATGGTTCATACATGCTTCTGTTTGGTCTTGCACTGGTTGCATGGTGTGCATTAGTGTTACATCCATGTTCAGTTGGATTATAGACCAACAGATGTGCCATTGTCTCTTTGAATGATTTAGGCATCTGAAAATCTGAGCATTACTTATGCTTGGTCTGTACTTAATGTATATGCTTTTCTGATTTTGCTAAGGTGATTCATTTGCCAACAGATTTACATGTAATTTCATCATTCAGTTGCAGGTTGGTACCTTTTTGTCACACAATCCTTTTTGATGTCCTTTTCTTGAAAAACTCATGGTATGGTTTTAAAGTGGTCAAGAATCTATTCTCAAGCAAGATGTTCAGCCTTTCTGCTTTATTTCAATTGTTGGAGGCGTGACAATTCTGCAAAATATCAAACATACTGTGATCATTTTATCAcgttttttatcattatttcccaagaaagaaaatggttaAAGCTCTTAGGACGTTGGAGTAAAAACAAGTGTATCAGTCTATCAGATGAATGAAAGAAACGGAGTTCATGAGGTATTGTTGCTAAACTTAACGAGAGGTGTGGTTAAAGTTAACAATGCAGTAAGGGAGTTTGCCTTTGATCAGAACTGGAGTTTTCTAGGTACAAAACCTTAAAGAGATCGATTGCCGAACTGCCTTTTGTTGGTGTATTAAAATTGCTCAGAGTTATTAAATTATTTGgatttatgtttgatttttatatttatcagATCATGCACAAGTCTAACTTTTTGTCTTATTTGTGCAGGGGTTGGGGATGACTCAGCTCATTCTACACAAGATTACCTTGTTTCTACATCTGTTGAGGATGTTAATGCAGCCCTGTCATCAAACTTGACACAGTTGCAGCAGCTGAGTTTAGGGAAAGATGAAGTTGCATCATCACGATTAGAGGATAATATGACAGTAATCATGCCAAATCATCTTCAAGATCCTTCAGTGGATTGCTCCCATTTGAGCTTTGGTAGCTTTGGTTCTGGTATCAGTGCTGCATTTTCTGCATCTTTTGGAACCAAAGTTTCAAAGGCTAACCAGGAGGAGGTCTCTCTATCAGCAGTTTCCTCTTCCATAGGGGAAACTGATGCCAGGTATGCTGTTACACAGGTCCATTCAGACTCAGTCTATGGATTCATACCTCTTTACTAACTCAATCTTTATGCAGAAACCCTGAGTACTCTGAGAGCGATCATCGACAAACTGCTGAACTTGAGAATCTTGCTCCTAGAAGTGATTCTCTGGAAACATATGATTCTGCATCTCAACAACTAGAGGTTGTCAAAGACGACAAGGTGGAAGCATCACAGGCACATCTATACCCATATCCAACATCTGTGCCCAATTATGGATTTGAAAACCCTGAGCAAGATACTGTCTCGTCATATCCATTTAGGCAAACAGATCAGGGTCTTTCCCCCTTGACAAGTGTTATGGTAATTTCGCTATGTTGCACACATTTTAGTCTtaagttttttggtttttctttctttttaaattacagctatttttattttatgatcaaGATTGAAGACCAGTATTCCAATTTCCAATATTCTCTCTTCTGATAAATTCTGCTCGTTACATCTGTGACTGTAATGTTTGCTAACAAGGCATAAGGAAGACATGATTGAGCGGCTACTCTGATGCAGGCatgtattattttattgttAGATTGTTGGAAACTGTTCCTCTGCTGGAAGGTTATTCTGCTGACAAGTGAGAATTTTACTGCACATTGTCACTACTGCATCTTGTTCTTGCCAATCTATGCATTTTGGATCTGATTATTTCGATCAGCACACTCTAACATCCTAATACCCATTTAGGAGGTTTGTTCCAGTTGCACTGAAATATGAATTCTTCATATGCACAATGAAGCGGTTCAATTAATTTGGGTTTTAGATCGCAACTATAAGATTTCTTAGGCTCACAGGGATCTTGGCATGCCTGCACATGCCCGCATCATGATTGTCAAGCCTTCTTCCATGTTTGTGTCGTTGGGATGTTGTTGACTTCGTTTCCAACTGACTTGAGTTCTCTGGCACTCTGATTACTTGAACTGCTTAGTTTTTAAGTCATCATGATCTTGACTACTTTTCACATATCTTCTTAAGAGTCGAATATTGGTGTGTGCATACGTACGGAGATCATTTATATTCCTATTTTATTTTCGTTGCTTTTCTCATGTGCTTTtcattctttcctttcataTCCACCTCATCTTGACATGGGTACTGCATTATTTCTCTCCTGTTGAGCCTTGACTTCTCTGGGGACTTTTGGTAGCCTGATGAAATTATTTGGGTGACCTTTTTGGAGAACCTTTTGTCTTCCCTGCAGGTTGCCATCGAACACAATAAGTAGTTTTGGGTTAAAGTTCTCTCTTTTTAAGGGGGTTTATGGCTTTTCCGTTATTTGAGTCTGACCTGTGATTTTTAACTAATTctctttcaaataaaatacGTGCTGTACAGCCTGAAATGTTTCACCTGTTTAAGCTCATAGGAAGGACTTTTATTGGATTTAGCAATTGGAGGACaattttttccttgttatttgAATTGCTTCCTGAAATTTTGTCAGGAGTGAAGTGTATTATTGTCTTCATATGACCGGGCTGTGCTAGTTTGCTGCAATCTTCCAGATTTATGTTTTAGATTTTAATGTTGacgttcttcttcttgttgattGTCTTCAGCAAGGATATGGGAGTTCGTCACAGAGCAATTTCTTGACATCTGCAGCACAGCCTGGTAGAGAAACTGAGCTTGTGTACTCACCATTCCTCGCCACCCAATCTATGCCAACAAAGTACAGTGGCACAGTATCCTCCATCAGTGGTCCAAGCATTTCTACACCTGAGGTGTCATGACGACTCTTGCTTATTCCTGTTCTTCAATGCAAGTCCCAGCTTAGGTTTAAACAACTTTAAAGAACTAATGTGAAACTACTTTTATGCAGGTAGGAAAGCCTAATGTTTTCCCTACTCAGTCAACTGCACAAAGCCTTCCAGGTGGCAATTTGCCCACTGCTCCAAGTCTTCCTCAGCATGTGCCTTTGCACGCATATTCCCAGCCCACTGCTCTTCCTCTAGGACATTTTAACAGCATGTTAAGCTATACCTATGGCCCACCAAGTTTTGCTTACTTACCTTCTGCATTTCAAGCATATGCTGGGAATAGTGGCTATCCAACACCTACAGCTGCACATGGGGCTGGAATGAAATATTCTTTGCCTCAGTATAAAAACAGCATTTCCACCATGAGCAATTTGACCCCTTCTGCAGCCATGGCTGCTGGTTATGGTGGTTTTGGGAGTTCTGCAAGCGTTCCGCCAAGTTTTGCATTGAATCCCTCTACAAGTGCTGGAGGTACGCCTACGGTTTATGATGATATTCTTGGCTCTCAGTTTAAGGACAGCAGCAGCCATTTTGTGTCTGTACCACAGGTATCTTCAGACTGAATTTGCTTGATGCATGCCGTTCTTCTGTCGGTGATTTCTTAACATTGAATCATGTTTAATGACAGAACGAAGGCTCTGCAATGTGGTTGCATGCTCCTGGTTCAAGGTCCATATCTGCCGTTCCTACAAATACATACTACACATTGCAAGGGCAACAGAATCAGCAAAGCACATTCCGACAGGTGCAGCAGGTTTCACATTATACTGCTCCTGCCCCCGGTTACCCCAATTTCTACCATTCCCAGTCTGGAGTTTCACAGGCAGGCCTGGAACACCAGCAAGCGCAAGCTGATGGTTCCACTACTCAAGTCCCCGCTTCTCAGCAATCTCATCAAATCTGGGCGCATACCTACTGATTCTTCTGGGTAATTTAATGAGTCTATGATGGCTGCTCCAGAATTTGTCACGTTTTATATTTAAAGCTGTCAGTTTGAGGTTGCTTTTAACTGTACATAATAAGTGaaccgaaaaaagaaaaaactgtgTTCCACGAGAACAGATTACTGGTTGGCCTGTGCTGGAGGTTGTATTCTAGTTGGACTTAGGTATGTTCGCTTGACTAACTAATTTAatccttttcactttttttcttcagtGCTATGCTTTATGATTAGCTCTTCTGTAACAATGTCCTCTAACAGCAACGGCATTTTGTTCCGTCGCATTTTCTTGATATAGTTTCTCTGCTTCTTAAGTTTCTGAAAGTGCTTCTGATGTTGCTCTGTATGCAAACGTGCTAGTTCGGTGCACATTTCCACATGCATGCTCTAGGTGAGCGGTCTTGTGAGGATATTGGCTGTTGTTAGAAAGTAGGATCAATGGAAACAATAATTATTGCAACTGTTTACAGGTGACTGTTGTACTTAACTATGTCCTAATTCTGAAATCTAATTAAAACTTTGGCAGTGTGAGGGTTGGTTGGTTGTACTGAACCATCTCCTAATTCTGGATGAACATAAGggcttattttattttcaccgcTATCTACTTAATATCGTCCCGATGAAATGGTTTTGCTGTAGCTTATACTTTCTTTTCCGAAGAGAATCACAGTTAGAACTGTCTTCTCATAAAGCAGCTAGGAGAAACAAGTTCCCTAGGAAATATACGTGCACATGGCTGGGGCTGATGTAAAAATTCCTCCTGTGACATCTATGGTTCCTCAAGATGAGAACAACAACAAAGCCATTAGCAATGCCCGAGCCCTTTTAGTTTCAGTCGCTGGCACCAAGGTTTCGACCAATGACTCACTGCGGCGACGGCGTGGTAGGCCAGCCGGCTCTAAAAACAGGCCAAAGCCTCCCATAATCATCACACATGACAGTGCAAACGCGCTCAAAGCTCATGCAATGGAAGTTAGCTCTGGTTGTGATGTTGGAGAATGCATTGCTAGCTTTGCACGTAGGAAGCAATGTGGTGTTTGTATACTAAGTGGGAGCGGGTATGTTGTAAACGTGACCTTCCGGCAACCTGCATCTTCTAGTTCCAGCGTCACTTTGCATGGGCGATTTGAGATATTATCCCTGTTGGGTTCTTTTGTACCACAACCAGCCGTTCCGGGGTTGACAGGATTCACAATTTACGTGGCTGGTGTGCAAGGCCAGGTTGTCGGAGGTATTGCCGTCGGTCCTCTCATTGCTTCAGGTCCGGTGATCATCATGGCTGCAACTTTCCTGAATGCCACCTTTGATCGCCTCCCATTGGGTAATGATCACGATGAGGACGACGATGGTGATAACATGCGTACAAATAAGCAGAGTAATCTCCACAACAACCGTCATGACCTAGCGAGCTTCTACATGCCACCAGCCTTGCTCAAAAAGGGAGGCGGCATTGCCAACTGAACCACGCATTGGGCTGCAAATTAGACTCAAATAGATCTCCTTAAAGTGAGAGATTTACATGATTACTTGCAAGTTCTGCTTCTTCTCTAGCCTTCTGTTTGTTCTTCCATCAACAACTCACGTATcttcattttataaaattggAAAATTGTCCATTCATAggcccattcatttcttttccacATCATCTCCGTATAAACTTTTCGGGAGCTTGTTTTGCTCGCGATGGGTTCAAACTTTAACAAGTAATCACGGCAAAAAAATCAGTACGTTACGAAGATCATAATGGCAGCAAAATGCAACCGCCAAGGTTAGCTAGCCCTTTGATGAATTGTTGCAtagaaagggagggagagagagagagagaaagagtagaaaTAAATAATCACGATTGATAGATCGCATGGAACTAATTACTCACAGT containing:
- the LOC116263596 gene encoding AT-hook motif nuclear-localized protein 16; this encodes MAGADVKIPPVTSMVPQDENNNKAISNARALLVSVAGTKVSTNDSLRRRRGRPAGSKNRPKPPIIITHDSANALKAHAMEVSSGCDVGECIASFARRKQCGVCILSGSGYVVNVTFRQPASSSSSVTLHGRFEILSLLGSFVPQPAVPGLTGFTIYVAGVQGQVVGGIAVGPLIASGPVIIMAATFLNATFDRLPLGNDHDEDDDGDNMRTNKQSNLHNNRHDLASFYMPPALLKKGGGIAN
- the LOC116264054 gene encoding uncharacterized protein LOC116264054 gives rise to the protein MAGSNNNRRLNSASDFVPVEGTRHTGDSDVDTLLSSQPTSGYQSPWIGIPGQPSMADIVRSGRPQNKPPSLPVSTISASQALQSTNPTQLSHHGVKQSPMSAPVPSVPQHELSSPQDHTTESRSALNHESNVAITQHINDDGWPVVEHSSTNTPSSILDPPGASAVYSNRNAISNLQTEKVDMNSSSQQDELSISDQSVGIQPLPDDTSGTAPAADMHIVMENSGVPHESSRFKDAHYSAHVAYQSQGVTFENSGGVGDDSAHSTQDYLVSTSVEDVNAALSSNLTQLQQLSLGKDEVASSRLEDNMTVIMPNHLQDPSVDCSHLSFGSFGSGISAAFSASFGTKVSKANQEEVSLSAVSSSIGETDARNPEYSESDHRQTAELENLAPRSDSLETYDSASQQLEVVKDDKVEASQAHLYPYPTSVPNYGFENPEQDTVSSYPFRQTDQGLSPLTSVMQGYGSSSQSNFLTSAAQPGRETELVYSPFLATQSMPTKYSGTVSSISGPSISTPEVGKPNVFPTQSTAQSLPGGNLPTAPSLPQHVPLHAYSQPTALPLGHFNSMLSYTYGPPSFAYLPSAFQAYAGNSGYPTPTAAHGAGMKYSLPQYKNSISTMSNLTPSAAMAAGYGGFGSSASVPPSFALNPSTSAGGTPTVYDDILGSQFKDSSSHFVSVPQNEGSAMWLHAPGSRSISAVPTNTYYTLQGQQNQQSTFRQVQQVSHYTAPAPGYPNFYHSQSGVSQAGLEHQQAQADGSTTQVPASQQSHQIWAHTY